One Proteiniborus ethanoligenes genomic window carries:
- a CDS encoding zinc ribbon domain-containing protein translates to MRNRFCIECGAEIKPDSKFCISCGSKIAEELEKEEVLEPEAYKTKPPIKENQKEEEVKSKDEKKRKINLDKVSSPGKIFDNTSFDATTSGEMIFTQTMPAINNIGSTLGPIKYLLKGIENIFNGLKNAFRDKKKLIPAIVMAAIWIILTILPMLGVYNTPIRYLSFLTFARGGMGQGLLNIIGGTVGKGLYAYFVTALILPIFSGKKPFKGIGGGIKTLLKSFAVKDISEAVPLFLGSGIALIIYNFLNANASLINSMAGIVGFIMALRALSRNTGFLRGFIMSVLNKLSKKKSMGTSFANRTIAGITTGFALSILFSTIPFRFTCYVVGIIFIAVALILRIASGSSNKDMATA, encoded by the coding sequence ATGAGAAATAGATTCTGTATAGAGTGTGGAGCAGAAATAAAACCAGATAGTAAATTCTGTATTTCATGTGGAAGTAAGATAGCTGAAGAATTAGAAAAAGAAGAAGTGCTTGAGCCTGAAGCATACAAAACAAAACCACCAATAAAAGAAAACCAAAAAGAAGAAGAAGTTAAGTCCAAAGATGAAAAGAAACGAAAAATTAACTTAGACAAAGTTTCAAGCCCTGGAAAGATATTTGACAATACTAGTTTTGACGCCACAACATCAGGAGAGATGATATTCACACAGACTATGCCTGCAATAAATAATATAGGAAGTACTCTTGGACCGATAAAGTATTTACTTAAAGGTATAGAGAATATTTTTAATGGCCTTAAGAATGCTTTTAGAGATAAGAAGAAGCTTATACCTGCAATAGTTATGGCTGCTATCTGGATAATCCTAACTATATTGCCTATGCTCGGAGTATATAATACACCAATTAGATACTTATCATTTCTCACCTTTGCTAGAGGAGGTATGGGTCAAGGCTTGTTAAACATAATTGGAGGAACTGTTGGGAAAGGTCTATATGCATATTTTGTAACAGCATTAATTCTTCCAATTTTTTCAGGTAAGAAACCATTTAAAGGTATAGGAGGAGGCATTAAGACATTATTAAAATCCTTTGCAGTAAAAGATATAAGTGAGGCGGTTCCATTATTTTTAGGTTCAGGCATTGCATTGATTATCTATAATTTTTTAAATGCTAATGCTTCACTAATCAATAGTATGGCAGGAATAGTTGGGTTTATAATGGCATTGCGAGCTCTATCAAGAAATACAGGATTTCTAAGAGGCTTTATAATGTCAGTTTTAAACAAATTAAGCAAGAAGAAATCTATGGGTACTTCCTTTGCAAATCGTACAATTGCAGGAATAACAACTGGCTTTGCTCTTTCCATACTATTTTCCACCATACCATTTAGATTTACCTGCTATGTTGTTGGCATCATTTTCATTGCTGTAGCACTTATTCTAAGGATAGCATCAGGTAGCAGCAATAAGGATATGGCTACCGCATAG
- a CDS encoding zinc ribbon domain-containing protein produces the protein MYCKNCGSALPNEAKFCKFCGNSQGERIPEKRVEEERTRATSPNVGYGLAGFSNRIYDPAFQKYIKSSNRWSAIFSIVLAIAAIIGFFIYGETSSEMENPQSLFIGFGIGGMFILIALFQILGRKRGKTWDGTVIDKTIKKKQHRQSTGSGDNDHYWVDYIEYTVYIKSDNGKKHKIRREDNDTIYNYYQIGDRVRYHGGLNSYEKYDKSRDKYIFCNACGSLNDMQSDCCFRCKCPLLK, from the coding sequence ATGTATTGTAAAAATTGTGGTTCGGCTTTACCAAATGAAGCTAAGTTTTGCAAATTTTGTGGAAACAGTCAAGGAGAAAGAATACCTGAGAAAAGAGTAGAAGAAGAAAGGACAAGAGCCACATCACCTAATGTTGGCTATGGATTAGCTGGTTTTTCTAATAGGATTTATGATCCTGCATTTCAAAAGTATATAAAGAGTAGCAATAGGTGGAGTGCAATTTTTTCAATTGTCTTAGCAATAGCAGCAATTATAGGTTTTTTTATATATGGCGAAACCAGCTCAGAAATGGAAAATCCTCAATCCTTGTTTATAGGTTTTGGAATTGGTGGCATGTTTATTTTAATAGCACTATTCCAAATATTAGGTAGAAAAAGAGGGAAAACCTGGGATGGAACAGTCATAGACAAAACCATAAAAAAGAAACAACATAGACAGAGTACTGGTAGTGGTGATAATGACCATTATTGGGTTGATTACATTGAGTACACTGTTTATATCAAGAGTGACAATGGAAAGAAGCATAAAATCAGAAGAGAAGATAATGACACAATATACAACTATTATCAAATAGGAGACAGAGTTCGTTATCATGGAGGATTAAACTCCTATGAAAAGTATGATAAATCCAGAGATAAATATATTTTCTGCAATGCTTGTGGTAGCTTAAATGATATGCAAAGCGACTGTTGCTTTAGATGTAAATGTCCCTTGTTAAAATAA
- a CDS encoding helix-turn-helix domain-containing protein, with product MLSQWNNNTNMSANHRKASIIVFSLYFSWLLALPFEGQVLYAIANLHNIDPQGLIFFTIASHFLGLLSCGFFVKNIKTVKKIMIFSILSCILGSTIFFFSFSITWYVSLICTSFLSGISVGSWGFYFKAYTPSNERIKTAADVLIYSNVLMIIINMIAINISPYIGLFVSIAMLMGAFLFALKLPSDYRTYNKDSSTEAPKLLNPTKPLIFLCLFIVIITINSGLMYQVINPSFAHHKGLVSWYWAVPYIIALSVMKNLSPKFNRAYILYVAIAMIGFAFLSFMTLDRSAGSYLIVNTLMLGACGVYDLFWWSILGEMLDYSNNPAKILGIGLSFNVLGVLFGGIVGSITISSDPHNYNSSIIALVVVFTILIMLPLLNKRLSVLLKNHVFLSELSQMSSNERKKIIGSFVENSLLTGRESEIASLLLKGRTYKMIADELYLSENTVKTHIKNIYSKLNIQSKTELVKLMLEREYETTK from the coding sequence GTGTTAAGTCAATGGAATAACAACACTAACATGTCAGCAAATCATCGCAAAGCTTCGATTATAGTTTTTTCATTGTACTTTTCATGGTTACTAGCTCTTCCTTTTGAAGGACAGGTGTTATATGCTATTGCCAATTTACATAATATTGATCCTCAAGGTTTAATATTTTTTACAATTGCTTCTCATTTCCTTGGATTACTTTCCTGTGGATTTTTTGTCAAAAACATAAAAACAGTAAAAAAAATAATGATATTTTCAATTTTGAGCTGTATATTAGGAAGCACAATATTCTTCTTTTCCTTTTCGATAACATGGTATGTTTCTTTGATATGTACTTCCTTTCTTTCAGGTATTTCTGTAGGAAGCTGGGGATTCTATTTTAAAGCCTACACTCCATCTAATGAACGAATTAAAACAGCCGCCGATGTATTGATTTATTCAAATGTTTTGATGATAATAATTAACATGATAGCCATAAATATATCTCCTTACATAGGCCTTTTTGTATCTATTGCTATGCTTATGGGAGCTTTTTTATTTGCTTTAAAATTACCATCTGATTATAGAACATATAATAAAGATTCTTCTACAGAAGCACCGAAACTATTAAATCCGACGAAACCTCTTATATTTTTGTGCTTGTTTATTGTAATTATTACTATTAATTCAGGGCTCATGTATCAGGTCATTAATCCATCCTTTGCACATCACAAGGGACTTGTGAGCTGGTATTGGGCTGTTCCATATATTATCGCCTTAAGTGTTATGAAAAATCTATCTCCAAAATTTAATCGTGCTTATATATTATATGTTGCCATTGCAATGATAGGTTTTGCTTTTCTGTCTTTTATGACATTGGACCGTTCTGCTGGCAGCTATTTAATAGTAAATACTCTTATGCTAGGAGCCTGTGGTGTATATGATCTTTTTTGGTGGAGCATACTAGGAGAAATGCTTGATTACAGCAACAACCCAGCAAAAATTCTAGGCATAGGATTATCTTTTAATGTGTTAGGAGTCCTTTTTGGAGGAATTGTTGGAAGTATAACTATTTCTAGTGACCCACATAATTATAATTCATCTATTATTGCTCTGGTAGTAGTGTTTACTATCTTAATCATGCTTCCACTGCTTAACAAAAGGCTTTCTGTGTTGCTGAAAAACCATGTGTTTTTATCGGAACTATCTCAAATGTCATCTAATGAGAGGAAAAAAATAATAGGAAGCTTTGTTGAAAATAGTCTGTTGACTGGACGTGAAAGTGAAATTGCCTCATTATTATTAAAGGGAAGAACTTATAAAATGATTGCAGATGAGTTATATTTAAGTGAAAACACAGTGAAAACTCATATTAAAAACATATATTCTAAGCTTAATATACAAAGTAAAACGGAACTAGTAAAGCTAATGCTAGAAAGAGAATATGAAACAACTAAATAG
- a CDS encoding aspartate ammonia-lyase — MENIKNNTLFREESDSIGSKKVPVEAYYGVQTLRAAENFKITGFRMHKEFINSLALVKKASAITNREVELLNKKIESAIIQACDEIVLGNLHDQFIIDPIQGGAGTSANMNINEVVANRAIEILDGEKGDYSIVHPNDHVNMGQSTNDVIPTAGKITILKLLPKVIEQLENLYEAFLAKSEEFDDVIKMGRTQMQDAIPIRLGQEFKAYSSVVKRDIKRITNVQEELKVVNMGGTAIGTGMNADDKYFEKVVPNLSIVTGIDLVQAEDLIDSTQNLDCFVSVSSAIKTCAVSLSKIANDLRLMSSGPRTGFGEINLPPKQNGSSIMPGKVNPVIPEVMSQVAFKIIGNDVAITMAAEAGQLELNAFEPLIFFNLFQSIEMLANGINTFTENCIQGITANRERCKELVENSIGIVTAICPHVGYKKAAEVAKIAMNTGEPIRNILLKNKLMTEAEINDVLDPINMTEPGISAKYLLNYKKIDL; from the coding sequence ATGGAAAACATTAAAAATAATACTCTCTTTAGAGAAGAAAGTGATTCAATAGGCTCAAAGAAGGTTCCTGTAGAAGCATACTATGGTGTACAAACCTTAAGAGCTGCAGAAAATTTTAAGATAACAGGCTTCAGAATGCATAAAGAGTTTATCAATAGTCTTGCTCTAGTCAAGAAAGCATCTGCTATTACAAACAGAGAGGTTGAGCTTTTGAATAAAAAAATTGAAAGCGCAATTATACAAGCTTGCGATGAAATAGTTTTAGGTAATTTACACGATCAATTTATAATAGACCCAATTCAGGGTGGTGCTGGTACATCAGCAAATATGAATATTAATGAAGTAGTAGCAAATAGAGCTATAGAAATATTAGATGGAGAAAAAGGAGACTATAGTATAGTTCACCCCAATGACCACGTTAATATGGGCCAATCGACAAATGATGTTATTCCAACTGCTGGTAAAATAACTATTCTAAAGCTTCTTCCAAAAGTTATTGAACAATTAGAAAATCTGTACGAAGCATTTCTGGCAAAATCGGAAGAATTTGATGATGTAATCAAAATGGGAAGAACTCAAATGCAGGATGCAATTCCTATTAGATTAGGCCAAGAATTTAAAGCGTATAGCTCCGTGGTTAAAAGAGATATTAAAAGAATTACAAATGTACAGGAAGAGCTAAAGGTTGTGAACATGGGTGGAACTGCGATTGGCACAGGTATGAATGCTGATGATAAGTATTTTGAAAAAGTAGTACCTAATCTTAGCATAGTAACTGGTATCGATTTAGTTCAAGCTGAGGATTTAATAGATTCAACACAAAATTTAGACTGTTTTGTTTCTGTATCATCAGCTATAAAAACATGTGCTGTTAGTCTTTCAAAGATAGCAAATGATCTAAGACTTATGTCTTCAGGACCAAGAACTGGCTTTGGCGAAATAAATCTACCACCTAAGCAAAATGGTTCTTCAATAATGCCAGGTAAGGTTAACCCTGTAATACCAGAGGTAATGAGTCAAGTAGCCTTTAAAATCATAGGCAATGATGTAGCTATTACAATGGCAGCAGAAGCTGGTCAATTAGAGCTAAATGCTTTTGAACCACTAATATTCTTTAACCTTTTCCAATCTATAGAAATGTTAGCTAATGGAATTAATACATTCACAGAAAACTGTATACAAGGGATAACTGCTAATAGAGAAAGATGTAAGGAATTGGTAGAAAACAGCATCGGAATCGTAACTGCTATATGCCCTCATGTAGGCTATAAGAAAGCAGCTGAAGTTGCAAAGATTGCAATGAATACTGGTGAACCGATTAGAAATATTCTATTAAAAAATAAACTTATGACAGAAGCAGAAATAAATGATGTGCTAGATCCAATAAACATGACTGAGCCAGGTATATCAGCTAAGTATCTATTAAACTACAAGAAAATAGACTTATAA
- a CDS encoding NAD(P)H-dependent flavin oxidoreductase, with protein MSLPELRIGSLVAKVPIVQGGMGVGISLSSLAGNVSLNGGIGVISGVEIGFDEPDYFVNKKEANIRALREHIKRAKEISKNGIIGINIMAVLNNFEEMVRESIREKIDIIFSGAGLPLSLPKFTKDTSTKIAPIVSSSRTASIICRNWDKHYQVAPDAIVVEGPKAGGHLGFSMEGISDPSNELEVLVGDVLKAIKPFEEKYNKKIPVIAGGGVFNGADIGRLLKAGASGVQIGSRFAATDECDASYAFKQAYVQCTSNDIELIQSPVGMIGRAIKNDFLAGAELGFKKPIKCITNCLKPCNPKEAQYCIASALINAQKGDLSSGFVFAGVNAPLIKKIVPVKELMGELVKETTDYLVDSTNI; from the coding sequence ATGAGTTTACCTGAATTAAGAATTGGCAGTCTAGTTGCAAAGGTCCCTATTGTGCAAGGTGGTATGGGAGTAGGAATTTCCTTATCATCTTTAGCTGGTAATGTATCTTTAAATGGAGGAATAGGCGTTATTTCTGGAGTTGAAATTGGATTTGATGAACCTGATTATTTTGTTAATAAAAAAGAAGCTAATATTAGAGCATTAAGGGAACATATAAAAAGAGCAAAAGAAATCTCTAAGAATGGAATTATCGGCATAAATATAATGGCTGTTCTTAATAACTTCGAGGAAATGGTTAGAGAGTCAATTAGAGAAAAAATAGATATTATATTCTCTGGGGCTGGTCTCCCTTTGAGCCTCCCAAAATTCACCAAGGATACTAGCACGAAAATTGCTCCTATAGTATCTTCCAGTAGAACAGCTTCTATAATATGTAGAAATTGGGACAAACACTATCAGGTTGCTCCTGATGCTATAGTGGTTGAGGGGCCTAAGGCAGGAGGCCATTTAGGTTTTTCTATGGAGGGAATTTCTGATCCATCTAATGAACTTGAGGTATTAGTAGGCGATGTATTAAAGGCTATAAAACCCTTTGAAGAAAAATATAATAAAAAAATTCCAGTTATTGCTGGTGGCGGAGTGTTCAATGGTGCAGACATAGGAAGATTGTTAAAGGCTGGTGCATCAGGAGTGCAAATAGGAAGCCGTTTTGCAGCTACAGATGAATGTGATGCCTCTTATGCATTTAAGCAGGCTTATGTTCAATGTACGTCCAATGATATTGAGCTTATTCAAAGTCCTGTTGGCATGATTGGTAGAGCTATCAAAAATGATTTTCTAGCTGGGGCAGAATTAGGATTTAAAAAGCCTATAAAATGTATCACTAACTGCTTAAAACCTTGTAATCCTAAAGAAGCACAATACTGTATAGCTAGTGCCTTAATAAATGCTCAAAAAGGAGATTTATCATCAGGGTTTGTGTTTGCTGGAGTTAATGCTCCTCTTATAAAAAAAATTGTACCTGTAAAAGAATTAATGGGGGAATTAGTAAAGGAAACAACAGATTATCTTGTAGATTCCACAAATATTTAA
- a CDS encoding diguanylate cyclase has translation MNKTISDEIYNKLHHAKTIASVNPDKSLEISEEAYDLAKANNLGLEEGYALIGMVFAYRIKSDRSSMLDYSFRALSIFEAREHIAGQVKALNLIGIAYFYSSLYEEALRYFLKLEDMLEFNRDDFLLSGVLNNIGEVYRESGIYDKAMEYYEKAIDIVVKNDFSLYHAAILSNIGQIHCDKGEFEIALKVYCKSYDILVDSNDMVSLGEIENRIGKVYFEIGDIKKAEEYYFRSFERLKDINNKYYVIDVLLNIAQLHLVKASRKTLNFYEKAIEFADDVGAKNKICQIYRLTSEYHESQGDYMNALKYYKNYYSLNEQVMSSNLSNKLEMINIELKNIETIGKFEQIKTRLEKEIAIQKDELEKIKLANEMLEKKAYEDELTGVPNRRSINAYLKKILEEMSSKEEQIVLFMIDIDNFKKYNDYWGHSQGDICLRKITDSTRKIQSNRNDIFGRYGGEEFVYISTPLSYMDALELGNLIRAEVERLGLYYMEKGEHRNVTISVGGVIGNSSDFSSIANIMEIADRELYRAKEMGRNMTILRDMKTLK, from the coding sequence ATGAATAAAACAATATCAGATGAAATATATAACAAACTTCATCATGCAAAAACCATAGCATCCGTAAATCCGGACAAGTCTCTGGAAATAAGTGAGGAGGCTTACGATCTAGCTAAAGCTAACAACTTAGGATTGGAAGAGGGGTATGCTCTTATTGGCATGGTCTTTGCCTACAGAATAAAGTCAGATAGGAGCAGTATGCTTGATTATTCCTTTAGAGCACTTTCAATATTTGAAGCTAGAGAACATATTGCTGGTCAGGTAAAGGCACTGAATCTCATAGGAATTGCATATTTTTATAGCTCATTATATGAAGAAGCTTTAAGATATTTTCTTAAACTAGAAGACATGCTAGAATTTAATAGGGATGACTTTTTGCTAAGCGGGGTTTTGAACAACATTGGAGAAGTATACAGAGAATCAGGTATATATGATAAGGCTATGGAGTATTATGAAAAGGCTATTGATATTGTTGTTAAAAACGATTTTTCTTTATACCATGCTGCCATATTGAGTAATATAGGCCAAATTCACTGTGATAAAGGAGAATTTGAGATAGCCCTTAAGGTATATTGCAAAAGCTATGATATACTTGTTGATAGCAATGACATGGTTAGTCTAGGAGAGATTGAAAATAGAATTGGAAAGGTTTATTTTGAAATAGGAGATATTAAAAAGGCTGAAGAATATTACTTTCGATCTTTTGAAAGACTTAAAGATATAAATAACAAATATTATGTAATAGATGTATTGCTAAATATTGCCCAGCTTCACCTGGTAAAGGCATCTAGAAAAACCCTGAATTTCTACGAAAAGGCTATTGAATTTGCAGATGATGTTGGAGCTAAGAATAAAATATGTCAAATCTACAGGCTAACATCTGAATATCATGAAAGCCAAGGAGATTATATGAATGCTCTAAAATACTATAAGAATTATTATAGTCTCAATGAACAAGTCATGAGTTCTAATCTTAGTAATAAATTAGAAATGATAAATATAGAGCTAAAAAACATTGAAACGATAGGCAAATTTGAGCAGATAAAAACCAGGCTTGAAAAGGAGATAGCAATTCAAAAAGATGAACTAGAAAAGATAAAGCTGGCAAATGAAATGCTTGAGAAAAAAGCCTACGAAGATGAATTGACAGGAGTTCCAAATAGAAGAAGTATAAACGCTTATCTTAAAAAAATTCTAGAGGAGATGTCCTCAAAGGAAGAACAAATAGTATTATTTATGATAGATATAGATAACTTTAAAAAATATAATGATTATTGGGGACATTCCCAGGGAGATATATGTCTTAGAAAGATAACAGATAGTACAAGGAAGATTCAGAGCAATAGAAATGATATCTTCGGGAGATATGGAGGAGAGGAATTTGTATATATTTCCACCCCTTTAAGCTATATGGATGCATTAGAGCTAGGAAATCTTATTCGAGCAGAAGTCGAGAGATTAGGTCTTTACTATATGGAAAAAGGTGAGCATAGGAATGTAACCATAAGCGTAGGGGGAGTCATAGGCAATAGCTCAGATTTTAGCTCAATAGCAAACATAATGGAAATTGCAGATAGGGAGCTTTATAGGGCTAAAGAAATGGGAAGGAATATGACAATTTTAAGAGACATGAAGACTTTAAAATAA